A DNA window from Chryseobacterium sp. MEBOG06 contains the following coding sequences:
- a CDS encoding endonuclease — protein sequence MKRILSFFLLNVALINALAQAPANYYNGTAGLTGPALKTKLSQIIYLAPNVYIGYSALWTAYYTTDRDTYYEGDNTVLDIYTEVPNGPDFYTFNMGTNQCGQNGPEGTCYNREHIVPQSLFGSQNPMYSDVHFIRPTDSKVNGMRGAFPFGKVGSATYTSSNGSKLGASASPGYTSTVFEPIDEFKGDIARMIFYFVTRYEDKLSTFQSGGMLGNTTFPGLQIWEKDQLLAWHLQDPVSPTEIARNNASYTVQGNRNPFIDHPEYVTQIWGTPVVDTEVPTIPTNLIANNPTSNSIALSWTASTDNTGVAGYDIYANGTLRATVTGTSTIVTGLSPLTQYTFYVIAKDAYGNYSPQSTTATETTLDGPAGSGSCGTEDFSTMLDGSGQNTSYSTRTWTNNNITWTATLARTDQTINGKAVCTQKGTLTSSVISGGVQTLTLTTQLKFGGNNANLNVLVNDVLVGTIPYSATVNTKTINVGVSGDAVIKIVNPNNDRVAMDDLTWTCATLATSEAKKDKSSFTVYPNPVRNNELFVKGENLNKISKADIYDLSGKLIETIVNPFKNSNKINLKGMVKGTYILKADNFSTKFIVD from the coding sequence ATGAAACGAATTTTATCTTTTTTCCTGCTAAACGTGGCATTAATAAACGCTTTAGCACAGGCTCCTGCCAATTATTATAACGGGACAGCTGGTTTAACTGGTCCTGCACTAAAAACCAAATTAAGCCAAATAATTTATCTTGCTCCTAACGTCTATATTGGCTATTCAGCCTTATGGACTGCCTATTATACAACAGATAGAGACACTTATTACGAAGGAGACAACACCGTCCTTGATATTTATACTGAAGTTCCTAATGGTCCCGACTTTTATACTTTTAACATGGGAACCAATCAATGTGGACAAAATGGTCCTGAAGGAACCTGCTATAACAGAGAACATATTGTTCCTCAAAGTTTGTTTGGTTCACAGAATCCTATGTATTCTGACGTTCATTTCATCAGACCTACAGATAGTAAAGTAAATGGTATGAGAGGAGCTTTTCCTTTCGGAAAAGTAGGGTCAGCAACCTATACTTCATCTAATGGTTCTAAACTAGGAGCAAGTGCATCTCCGGGTTACACCTCTACAGTATTTGAACCTATTGACGAATTTAAAGGGGATATCGCCAGAATGATTTTTTACTTTGTAACAAGATATGAGGATAAACTTTCAACATTTCAATCAGGTGGTATGCTTGGAAACACAACATTTCCAGGATTACAGATATGGGAAAAAGACCAATTATTAGCTTGGCATTTACAAGACCCTGTATCACCTACTGAAATTGCCAGAAATAACGCCAGCTATACTGTACAGGGAAACAGAAATCCATTTATTGACCACCCGGAATATGTTACTCAAATCTGGGGAACACCAGTTGTAGATACAGAAGTACCTACAATTCCTACTAATTTAATTGCCAATAATCCTACATCAAATTCTATTGCATTGAGCTGGACTGCTTCAACAGACAATACCGGAGTAGCAGGTTATGATATTTATGCAAATGGTACATTAAGAGCTACTGTTACAGGAACTTCTACTATTGTAACCGGATTATCACCACTTACACAATATACATTCTATGTAATTGCTAAAGATGCTTACGGAAACTATTCTCCACAAAGTACAACAGCTACAGAAACAACACTTGACGGACCTGCTGGAAGCGGAAGTTGTGGAACGGAAGACTTTAGCACAATGCTGGATGGTTCAGGCCAAAATACTTCATACTCTACCAGAACATGGACCAACAATAATATAACATGGACTGCTACATTAGCCAGAACTGACCAAACAATCAACGGTAAGGCAGTTTGTACTCAAAAAGGCACCTTAACAAGCTCTGTGATTTCCGGAGGTGTTCAGACTTTAACATTAACGACTCAACTTAAGTTTGGTGGAAACAACGCAAACTTAAATGTCTTAGTAAACGATGTCTTAGTAGGAACTATTCCTTATAGCGCTACAGTAAATACAAAAACAATCAATGTAGGAGTAAGCGGTGATGCAGTCATTAAAATTGTAAATCCGAACAATGACAGAGTAGCTATGGATGATCTTACCTGGACATGTGCTACATTAGCCACTTCTGAAGCCAAAAAAGACAAATCAAGTTTTACAGTATACCCTAACCCGGTAAGAAACAACGAACTTTTTGTAAAAGGAGAAAATCTTAACAAAATTTCGAAAGCTGATATCTATGATCTTTCAGGAAAATTAATTGAGACAATTGTAAATCCTTTCAAAAACTCAAACAAGATCAACCTTAAAGGGATGGTAAAAGGAACTTATATCCTTAAAGCAGATAATTTCTCTACTAAATTTATCGTAGATTAA
- a CDS encoding ABC transporter permease, producing the protein MKNIAFYIASRYLLAKKGSTAVTFITWLAVGAMTVAVAAMFVIISVFSGLEDLNKDLISNLHADLTLNSASGKTIKNLDAVNKVLTGNKEISSFSRVIEEKVYINFNGKGDIAYLRGVDSAYIKVNPINKDVFYGTYPSFRYSNEVLMENSLNNRLSIPIDSSNHYATIFMPKPGTGIINKDEDIYNKRDILVTGVFPGKDQLDNYIISPIELTEELLSLPKKSAYQIVIKLKNPENADSVKQNLQSSLGKSIEIKTKEEENAAFWKMINTEKLFIYLIFALVIFITTFNLAGAIIILQLDKKEQAKSLISLGFPLIHLRMTYFYTGILIVVSGVITGLIFGTALCYFQLYTEFFRANETLPFPVKIVGKNYFIVAFTAGLFGITISWFFSKISKEYITKN; encoded by the coding sequence TTGAAGAATATTGCATTTTACATAGCATCCAGGTATCTTCTGGCTAAAAAAGGCAGTACTGCAGTTACGTTCATTACGTGGCTTGCGGTAGGTGCCATGACGGTTGCTGTGGCTGCAATGTTCGTTATTATTTCAGTATTTTCAGGGCTTGAAGACCTGAATAAAGACCTTATTTCTAACCTTCATGCTGATCTGACTTTAAATAGTGCTTCCGGGAAAACCATTAAAAATCTGGATGCAGTAAATAAAGTTCTGACCGGCAATAAAGAGATCAGCAGCTTTTCAAGGGTAATTGAAGAGAAGGTCTATATCAATTTCAATGGAAAAGGAGATATTGCCTACCTGAGAGGTGTTGATTCAGCTTATATCAAAGTCAACCCAATCAATAAGGATGTATTCTACGGCACCTACCCTAGTTTCAGATATTCTAATGAGGTATTGATGGAAAACAGCCTGAACAACAGACTTTCCATTCCTATAGATTCTTCCAATCATTACGCAACGATCTTTATGCCTAAACCAGGTACCGGGATTATCAATAAGGATGAAGATATTTATAACAAAAGAGACATTCTCGTAACAGGAGTTTTCCCCGGAAAAGACCAACTTGACAATTATATTATCTCTCCTATTGAACTTACCGAGGAATTACTGAGTTTACCTAAAAAATCAGCTTATCAGATTGTTATTAAATTAAAAAATCCTGAAAATGCAGATTCAGTAAAGCAAAACTTACAGTCGTCTTTAGGGAAAAGTATTGAAATAAAAACCAAAGAAGAAGAAAATGCTGCTTTCTGGAAAATGATTAATACAGAAAAGCTATTTATTTATCTGATTTTTGCATTGGTAATTTTTATTACAACCTTTAATCTTGCCGGGGCTATTATTATCCTCCAGCTTGATAAAAAAGAACAGGCAAAATCCCTTATTTCACTAGGCTTCCCTTTGATCCATTTGAGAATGACCTATTTCTACACCGGAATTCTTATTGTGGTTTCCGGAGTAATTACCGGATTAATCTTTGGTACAGCACTATGCTATTTCCAACTTTATACAGAGTTCTTCAGAGCAAATGAAACACTTCCATTCCCTGTAAAAATTGTCGGGAAAAATTACTTCATCGTAGCTTTTACTGCAGGCTTATTTGGAATTACTATCTCATGGTTTTTTTCAAAAATAAGCAAAGAATATATTACTAAAAACTAA
- the rbfA gene encoding 30S ribosome-binding factor RbfA yields MESNRQRKVAQIIQEDFAELFRKQAADSKQSVLVSVSDVKVTADLGIAKIYLSIFPQEFRSAVMKEIEENKPQYRNFLGQKMAKQVRIIPQLNFYLDTALDDVEKLERELRGEGDNPVL; encoded by the coding sequence ATGGAAAGTAACAGACAAAGAAAAGTAGCACAGATCATTCAGGAAGACTTCGCAGAACTTTTCCGCAAACAGGCTGCAGACAGCAAACAAAGTGTATTGGTATCCGTTTCAGATGTAAAAGTAACGGCTGACTTAGGGATTGCTAAAATTTATTTAAGCATTTTTCCTCAGGAATTCCGTTCCGCTGTAATGAAGGAAATCGAAGAAAATAAACCTCAGTACAGAAACTTCCTTGGCCAGAAAATGGCAAAACAGGTACGTATTATTCCACAACTTAACTTTTACCTGGACACCGCTCTTGATGATGTTGAAAAACTGGAAAGAGAATTAAGAGGCGAAGGCGACAATCCTGTTTTATAG
- the mce gene encoding methylmalonyl-CoA epimerase, whose protein sequence is MKLEHIGIAVKSLGFSDELFSKLLGKESYKKETVEREGVVTSFYETGESKIELLEASNPESPISKFIDKKGEGIHHLAFGVENIVEEVKRLKKEGFQFISEEPKEGADNKLVVFLHPKSTNGVLVELCEEKR, encoded by the coding sequence ATGAAACTAGAACATATTGGTATTGCCGTAAAGTCTTTAGGGTTCTCAGACGAACTTTTTTCTAAATTATTGGGAAAAGAATCTTACAAAAAAGAAACTGTGGAAAGAGAAGGAGTAGTTACTTCTTTCTATGAAACTGGAGAAAGCAAAATAGAACTTTTGGAAGCCAGTAACCCAGAAAGTCCGATCTCAAAATTTATAGATAAAAAGGGTGAAGGAATCCATCATTTGGCATTTGGGGTTGAAAATATAGTGGAAGAAGTAAAAAGATTAAAAAAAGAAGGGTTTCAATTTATCTCTGAAGAACCCAAAGAAGGCGCTGATAATAAATTAGTTGTATTCCTTCATCCCAAGTCTACAAATGGAGTGCTGGTAGAACTTTGCGAAGAAAAGCGATAA
- a CDS encoding thiopeptide-type bacteriocin biosynthesis protein gives MAEQKSTIADEWLYFKIYTGIKTADTILEESIEPLVKYLQENNHILKWFFIRYNDPKSHLRIRFKLNRTNKTEHYVKALDEINQTLQQYIESGEISTILIDRYKQEVERYGSNTMEDAETLFHKNSEFTLQCLHYNNVEKITVNLFYIDELLNKINTSIEKKLEWIINLNNAFKKEFNVDKRLNSQLDKKYREFKPQYLNFIRSEEFLEERNLIIANIEASNTAFQNIIHHHENQSLEIPLQSFFQSIFHMNINRLFISDQRLFEMVIYDYLRRYYKTEAFKSS, from the coding sequence ATGGCTGAACAAAAATCTACTATTGCAGATGAATGGCTGTATTTCAAAATTTATACAGGAATAAAAACAGCAGATACTATTTTAGAGGAATCCATTGAGCCATTAGTTAAATATTTGCAGGAAAATAATCATATTTTAAAATGGTTTTTTATTCGTTATAATGATCCGAAGTCACATTTGAGAATACGATTTAAATTAAATAGGACAAATAAAACAGAACACTACGTTAAAGCCCTTGATGAAATTAATCAAACCTTACAACAGTATATAGAAAGTGGTGAAATTTCAACTATTCTAATCGATAGATATAAGCAAGAAGTTGAAAGATATGGATCTAATACAATGGAAGATGCAGAAACATTATTTCATAAAAATAGTGAATTTACGCTTCAATGTCTGCACTACAATAATGTTGAAAAAATAACGGTCAATCTTTTTTATATTGATGAGCTCTTGAATAAGATCAATACATCCATTGAGAAAAAGCTTGAATGGATCATAAATTTAAATAATGCTTTCAAAAAAGAATTCAATGTAGATAAAAGACTTAACAGCCAACTGGATAAAAAATACAGGGAGTTTAAACCACAATATTTAAATTTTATACGATCAGAAGAGTTCTTGGAAGAAAGAAATCTTATTATTGCCAATATAGAAGCAAGCAACACTGCATTTCAAAATATTATCCATCATCATGAAAATCAATCTTTAGAAATACCTTTACAAAGCTTCTTCCAAAGCATATTCCATATGAATATCAATAGACTTTTTATATCTGATCAACGCTTATTTGAAATGGTAATTTATGATTATTTACGAAGGTATTATAAAACCGAAGCCTTCAAAAGTTCCTAA
- a CDS encoding lantibiotic dehydratase family protein: protein MSHFPYQFFEDYVFRTPLFSRKKFQKITGKDEIPIDELKSIYADPVFQEAIYLASPYLHRKLNEWIRSDQDLPNKENQKLKNSFLKYYSRMSTRSIPFGLFTEVGLGKFSSSINLFTRKDHLSSNHLFRETKLDMHFLVGLSNHLVKIPEIKSRLLFYPNNSIYKIRNRIRYFEYEYTHGKRDYIISSVLHSDELQDVLESTRKGKTIEQLSGILISEEITKEEATEFINELIDNQVLVSELEPTVSGKDFLDVIIDSLNRLGIKKEADILTSIKIKLDEIDTKIGNPVSVYSDIENLIKLFNAEYDPKYLFQTDLYFKEKFILPSYWKKELKEAISFLNKITFPPKDIHLNSFKQAFYDRFEKQEMPLAYVLDTEIGIGYRQDIATKGLHPYIENLEYSDGQEKSNVRIEVDPFQQILNEKVQEALLNHQYKIEVSDKDFENFREDWDDLPDTISFVTEIISDRNLEKLSLSGGGGNSAANVLARFCSEKSEVRNLTKIIAKKEQELNTDYISAEIIHLPEARIGNVIRRPILRSYEIPFLAQSVLPEENQISIDDLYISLKNNKIVLRSKKLNKEVKPYLTNSHNYSANPLPIYHFLCDLHRQNIRPAINFNWGDLKTIYQFLPRVEYKNIILSKAWWKITEKEFTQFSVFKNDEMDNKEQLLSEIRTWRNKRLIPQWIQWVQSDNKLTINLENYDLVKVFIDTVKKSKSIIIEEFLYNENNDFMHQFIFSIYNKKKNNG from the coding sequence ATGTCTCATTTTCCTTATCAATTTTTTGAAGACTATGTTTTTCGTACCCCATTATTTTCGCGGAAGAAATTTCAGAAAATAACAGGTAAAGATGAAATTCCTATCGATGAACTGAAATCAATATATGCAGATCCTGTTTTTCAGGAGGCTATTTATCTTGCATCTCCTTACCTTCATAGAAAACTAAATGAGTGGATCAGGTCAGATCAGGATCTTCCCAATAAAGAAAACCAAAAGCTTAAAAATAGTTTTTTAAAGTATTATAGTCGGATGAGTACCCGCTCCATTCCATTTGGCTTATTTACCGAGGTCGGTCTCGGAAAGTTTAGCTCATCCATAAATCTCTTTACTAGAAAAGACCATCTCTCAAGCAATCATCTTTTTCGAGAAACTAAACTGGACATGCATTTCCTGGTTGGTCTGTCAAATCATCTTGTAAAAATACCAGAGATAAAAAGTCGTTTACTATTCTATCCTAACAATAGTATTTACAAAATAAGGAATAGAATCCGGTATTTTGAATATGAATATACTCATGGAAAAAGAGATTATATTATCTCATCAGTCCTCCATTCTGATGAACTACAGGATGTATTAGAATCTACACGTAAGGGCAAAACAATAGAACAGCTTTCAGGTATCCTGATCAGTGAAGAAATCACAAAAGAAGAAGCTACTGAATTCATCAACGAACTCATTGACAATCAGGTATTAGTAAGTGAGCTCGAACCTACAGTCTCCGGAAAAGATTTCTTAGATGTTATCATCGATTCACTCAATAGATTAGGAATAAAAAAAGAAGCAGATATTTTAACTTCTATAAAGATTAAACTGGATGAAATAGACACCAAAATTGGAAATCCTGTTTCGGTATATTCTGATATCGAGAACTTAATCAAATTATTCAATGCAGAATATGATCCAAAATATCTGTTTCAGACTGATCTGTATTTCAAAGAGAAGTTCATTCTACCTTCTTACTGGAAAAAAGAATTAAAAGAGGCAATTTCTTTTTTAAATAAAATCACCTTTCCTCCCAAGGATATTCACTTAAATAGTTTTAAACAAGCATTCTATGATAGGTTCGAAAAACAGGAAATGCCATTAGCTTATGTTTTGGATACTGAGATTGGGATTGGTTACAGACAAGATATTGCAACAAAAGGACTACATCCCTATATTGAAAACCTTGAATATTCTGATGGTCAGGAAAAATCAAATGTACGAATTGAAGTAGATCCTTTTCAGCAAATTCTGAATGAAAAAGTTCAGGAAGCCTTACTAAACCATCAATACAAAATTGAAGTATCTGATAAAGATTTTGAGAATTTTCGGGAAGATTGGGATGATCTTCCAGATACCATTTCTTTTGTAACAGAGATTATTTCTGATAGAAACCTGGAAAAACTTTCTCTGAGTGGAGGGGGTGGAAACAGCGCGGCTAATGTTTTAGCAAGATTTTGTTCAGAGAAATCAGAGGTACGAAATTTAACCAAGATAATAGCAAAAAAAGAACAGGAGTTGAATACAGATTATATTTCAGCAGAAATTATCCATCTTCCGGAAGCTAGAATAGGAAATGTAATAAGAAGACCTATATTGCGATCCTATGAAATTCCTTTTTTAGCTCAGTCAGTTTTACCGGAAGAAAATCAAATTTCTATTGATGATTTATATATTTCTTTGAAAAACAATAAAATTGTTTTACGTTCTAAAAAGCTAAACAAAGAAGTCAAACCTTATTTAACAAATTCACATAATTATTCCGCCAATCCCCTACCTATTTATCACTTCTTATGTGATCTTCATCGACAGAACATAAGACCGGCAATTAATTTTAATTGGGGAGATCTCAAAACAATTTATCAATTTTTACCAAGAGTTGAGTATAAAAATATAATTCTTTCAAAAGCCTGGTGGAAAATTACAGAAAAAGAGTTTACTCAATTTTCAGTATTTAAAAATGATGAAATGGATAATAAAGAGCAATTATTATCAGAAATAAGAACATGGAGAAATAAAAGGCTGATTCCACAATGGATACAATGGGTACAGTCTGATAATAAACTTACTATTAATCTTGAAAATTATGATTTAGTGAAAGTTTTTATTGATACTGTTAAAAAATCAAAATCTATTATTATTGAGGAGTTTCTGTACAACGAAAATAATGATTTCATGCACCAGTTTATTTTTTCAATTTACAATAAAAAAAAGAATAATGGCTGA
- a CDS encoding prolyl oligopeptidase family serine peptidase, whose product MQYKIFLISILLTTSLKAQFNNHAPSIPATDSYFGLKIIDEYRNLENLKDPAVTNWMKSQSDFTTSVLSSIPNRDYYSNKRLEFDKREGYSISDLKVTRNDKYFYLKRNVGEKTAKVYYRNGFNGKENLLYDPSEFISSKKTTANAKAANFIINLISPSWDASKVAISLTQGGKELSEVIVMDVDKKNIYHQTIINTNPSTVGGIKWLDDNNGFFYTYYPVVDLQSKDFRKNTQAILYKIGENPKELNDVFSNTHNPDLKISSTEYPAILSFNPEDQYYIGILVDAENFRKTFFIEKKDLLEGKKDWKPLYDKDSKAFSIRLSGNDIYFLSGYNSSNYKLCKTSITARDFKNPEVLIPEKKDEVIKQYNITKDGIYYVTTKNGVEAKLYLYQDGKDISIKLPYVAGSVDLQSKGESFSDIWINCSGWANDEQRFKYNLSTNTFTQENLVPLIDFPEFKNIIVEELSIKSYDGTEVPLSIIYNKNSKRNGKNPTLIDCYGAFGESSVPFFAKSYLLWVNQGGIVAIPHVRGGGEKGAQWHVDGQKNKKPNTWKDLIACTEYLISQKFTSSEKIAIWGASAGGIAIGRAMTERPELFKAAIIESGVLNTIRFENNGIQATSIKEYGNPNDSIEFKGLLEMDSYEHIKKGKKYPATLLSAGINDPRIAPWQSTKFAAKLLANSDSKKTILLNIDYEGGHGGSIPVAQRYSNLSDIFAFALWQLGHPDYQPLKATKK is encoded by the coding sequence ATGCAGTATAAAATATTTCTCATTTCTATTCTTTTAACAACATCCTTAAAAGCTCAATTTAATAATCATGCTCCATCCATTCCAGCTACAGATAGCTATTTTGGATTAAAAATAATTGATGAATACAGGAATTTAGAAAATTTAAAAGATCCTGCAGTAACCAATTGGATGAAGTCTCAATCAGATTTTACAACTTCTGTACTCAGCTCTATACCTAATAGGGATTACTATTCAAATAAAAGGTTAGAATTTGATAAAAGAGAAGGATATTCTATATCCGATTTAAAAGTAACAAGAAATGATAAATATTTTTACTTAAAAAGAAATGTTGGAGAAAAGACTGCGAAAGTTTATTACAGAAATGGTTTTAATGGAAAAGAAAACTTGCTCTATGATCCATCAGAGTTCATTTCCTCAAAGAAAACTACAGCCAACGCCAAAGCAGCAAACTTTATTATCAATCTTATAAGTCCCAGTTGGGATGCAAGCAAAGTGGCAATTTCATTAACACAGGGAGGTAAAGAACTGTCTGAGGTCATTGTAATGGATGTGGATAAAAAAAATATTTATCATCAAACCATTATAAATACAAATCCTTCCACCGTTGGAGGGATTAAATGGTTGGATGACAATAACGGCTTTTTTTATACCTACTATCCCGTGGTCGATTTGCAGTCAAAAGACTTCAGAAAAAACACACAGGCTATATTGTATAAAATAGGCGAAAACCCAAAAGAGCTTAATGATGTTTTTTCAAATACTCATAATCCTGATCTAAAAATCAGCAGTACCGAATATCCTGCTATATTGTCTTTCAATCCGGAAGATCAGTATTACATAGGGATATTGGTAGATGCAGAAAATTTTAGAAAAACATTTTTTATTGAAAAAAAGGATTTATTAGAGGGTAAAAAAGACTGGAAGCCATTGTATGATAAAGACAGTAAGGCATTTTCAATAAGATTATCAGGAAATGATATTTACTTTTTATCAGGATATAATTCATCCAATTATAAATTATGCAAAACCAGTATTACAGCAAGAGATTTTAAAAACCCCGAGGTCCTAATTCCTGAAAAAAAAGATGAAGTAATAAAGCAATACAACATTACAAAAGATGGCATTTATTATGTTACTACCAAAAATGGAGTTGAAGCCAAATTATACTTGTATCAGGATGGAAAAGACATCTCCATCAAATTACCATACGTTGCCGGCAGTGTAGATCTGCAGTCAAAGGGAGAGAGTTTTTCAGATATATGGATTAACTGTTCAGGATGGGCCAATGATGAGCAACGTTTTAAATATAATTTATCAACCAATACTTTTACCCAAGAAAATCTTGTTCCTCTTATAGATTTTCCGGAATTCAAAAATATTATTGTTGAAGAGCTTTCCATAAAATCTTATGATGGAACAGAAGTTCCACTGTCTATAATCTATAATAAAAATAGTAAGAGAAATGGTAAAAATCCCACTCTTATAGACTGCTATGGAGCTTTTGGTGAATCTTCGGTACCTTTTTTTGCAAAAAGTTATCTGTTGTGGGTGAATCAGGGAGGTATAGTTGCCATTCCACATGTAAGAGGAGGAGGAGAAAAAGGAGCACAATGGCATGTTGACGGACAGAAAAATAAAAAGCCTAATACCTGGAAAGATTTAATTGCTTGTACTGAATATCTGATCAGTCAAAAATTTACATCATCTGAAAAAATTGCGATTTGGGGGGCCAGTGCGGGAGGAATAGCCATCGGTAGGGCCATGACTGAGAGACCCGAATTATTTAAGGCAGCAATAATAGAATCAGGAGTGTTGAATACTATCAGATTCGAGAATAATGGTATTCAGGCAACCAGTATTAAGGAATATGGTAATCCAAATGATTCGATAGAATTCAAGGGATTGCTAGAAATGGATTCTTATGAACATATTAAAAAAGGGAAAAAATATCCTGCTACTTTACTCTCTGCAGGAATTAATGATCCTAGAATAGCACCTTGGCAATCAACCAAATTTGCAGCTAAATTATTAGCAAATAGCGATTCAAAAAAAACTATTCTATTAAATATTGATTATGAAGGAGGTCATGGCGGAAGTATTCCGGTAGCCCAAAGATATTCCAATCTGTCTGATATCTTTGCATTTGCTCTCTGGCAATTGGGACACCCGGATTATCAGCCCCTAAAAGCAACAAAAAAATAA
- a CDS encoding helix-turn-helix domain-containing protein codes for MFKTRLLLLLGVICNLFFAQKNNTENIPKSVLKNYTYQELEEKFYEIQPDDINGKRNIAKSYLEKAKDDHDETQIAEAYVMLHFDETLPNALKYLDSLQVITKKSKEIYYPARTFLLRGNLYFKFDNLQAALNNYVLGLKYAKEKGNKRQIAMANISIAYLKNYIGKHAETAKTLRHYLYNADYLNEDEHNLLKLNLADSYIEINKMDSAFILIQEGLKTAKKNKSVYSYYQNLGLLGYYNFTLKKYNIAIEDLQQCKKYFFSTSYKSKRNQNYTLLNLGRSYAGLQESTKAIENFAKIDSMVLKTNYVFPELREVYTYLIDYYKEKKDREKQLYYVERFLEVDHVLDTRFRYISRELPRRYDTPNLLQEKEAIIKELKHRKIFFYIAVGVLIIVLLLLINFYFKYKNSERKYKKIAQDLIQSVNENKIEKESKIEKEIIADDVLLPKTENATEKTSKTVSEDITQAILKELNIFESKEQFLNKGITLGTLAKMIKTNSKYLSEVINTDKGKNFAAYLNDLRIDYAIGRLARDRKFRSYKIPFIAEELGYNNEQAFTLAFKKRTGTLLSVYLREIEKSVTSNN; via the coding sequence ATGTTTAAAACAAGGTTGCTTTTGCTGCTGGGAGTTATTTGTAATTTATTTTTTGCACAAAAAAATAATACTGAAAATATTCCAAAGAGTGTTTTAAAAAATTATACATATCAGGAACTGGAAGAAAAATTCTATGAAATTCAACCGGATGATATCAATGGTAAAAGAAATATTGCGAAATCTTATCTTGAAAAAGCCAAAGATGATCATGATGAAACTCAAATTGCCGAGGCCTATGTTATGTTGCATTTTGATGAAACTTTACCAAATGCATTAAAATATCTTGATAGTTTGCAGGTTATCACTAAAAAATCCAAAGAAATTTATTATCCGGCCAGAACCTTTTTATTAAGAGGAAATTTATATTTTAAGTTTGATAACCTCCAGGCAGCATTGAACAATTATGTATTGGGACTAAAATATGCTAAAGAGAAAGGTAATAAAAGACAAATAGCAATGGCAAACATAAGCATTGCTTATTTAAAAAATTATATTGGGAAGCATGCCGAGACAGCTAAAACTCTTAGACATTATTTATACAATGCCGATTATCTCAATGAGGATGAACACAATCTTCTTAAACTAAATTTGGCAGACTCTTATATAGAAATTAATAAAATGGATTCGGCATTTATATTAATACAGGAAGGGTTGAAAACCGCAAAAAAAAATAAAAGTGTTTATAGTTATTATCAAAATTTAGGGTTGTTAGGTTACTATAATTTTACATTAAAAAAATATAATATTGCAATTGAAGATTTGCAACAGTGTAAAAAATATTTTTTTTCAACAAGCTATAAAAGCAAGAGAAATCAAAATTACACTCTTCTAAACTTAGGAAGATCTTATGCCGGGCTACAGGAAAGTACCAAAGCAATAGAAAATTTTGCCAAAATTGATTCCATGGTACTTAAAACAAACTATGTTTTTCCTGAGCTTAGAGAGGTTTATACCTATCTTATTGATTATTATAAAGAAAAGAAAGATAGAGAGAAGCAACTTTATTATGTTGAAAGATTTTTAGAAGTGGATCATGTATTAGATACTCGGTTCAGATATATCTCAAGAGAACTTCCCCGACGTTATGATACACCTAACCTGTTACAGGAAAAGGAAGCCATTATCAAAGAGCTGAAACATCGAAAAATATTCTTTTATATTGCTGTTGGTGTTTTGATAATAGTTCTTTTATTATTAATAAACTTTTACTTTAAATACAAAAATTCTGAAAGAAAGTACAAGAAAATTGCTCAGGATTTGATCCAGTCTGTGAATGAGAATAAGATTGAAAAGGAATCTAAAATAGAGAAAGAAATAATTGCAGATGATGTATTATTACCAAAAACAGAAAATGCAACAGAGAAAACATCTAAAACTGTTTCCGAAGATATAACACAGGCTATTTTAAAAGAACTTAATATTTTTGAAAGTAAAGAGCAGTTTTTAAATAAAGGAATCACCCTTGGAACTCTTGCGAAAATGATTAAAACAAATTCTAAGTACTTATCAGAGGTAATCAATACTGATAAAGGAAAAAATTTTGCGGCCTATCTAAACGATCTTCGTATTGATTATGCGATTGGCAGATTAGCAAGAGATAGAAAGTTTCGTTCATATAAAATTCCTTTTATCGCTGAAGAACTAGGGTATAATAATGAACAAGCTTTCACTTTAGCTTTTAAAAAGAGAACTGGAACTCTTCTCTCGGTTTATTTAAGAGAAATTGAAAAGTCTGTAACATCAAATAATTAA